One Desulfonatronovibrio hydrogenovorans DSM 9292 DNA segment encodes these proteins:
- a CDS encoding tetratricopeptide repeat protein, producing the protein MEQRRSKIISRRDLFMGFMSRVRGQAMEDQASGIDPEVFEADRLLREKRYAEAAESFAACLKKEPAHEEALRKLGYCKLKLKETREAREVWERLMQLRPRDHFAVLYTGLSHAMDRDVHQAVQIWKSYFNIKQPHIQREINLILALHEKGDELDPVELVDSVEQAIARQKQG; encoded by the coding sequence ATGGAACAAAGAAGATCAAAAATAATTTCCCGCCGGGACCTGTTTATGGGGTTTATGAGCCGGGTCCGGGGGCAGGCAATGGAAGATCAGGCTTCTGGAATTGATCCGGAGGTGTTTGAGGCGGACAGGCTTTTACGGGAAAAAAGATATGCAGAAGCAGCAGAGAGCTTCGCAGCCTGCCTGAAAAAAGAACCAGCCCATGAAGAGGCCCTGCGTAAGCTGGGCTACTGCAAATTAAAGCTTAAAGAGACCCGGGAGGCCAGAGAAGTCTGGGAAAGACTGATGCAGTTGAGGCCTAGGGATCACTTTGCAGTTCTCTATACCGGACTGAGCCATGCCATGGACAGGGATGTCCACCAGGCAGTGCAGATCTGGAAATCCTATTTTAATATCAAACAGCCGCACATTCAGAGGGAGATCAACCTGATTCTTGCTCTGCACGAGAAGGGGGATGAGCTGGACCCGGTCGAACTGGTCGATTCAGTGGAACAGGCCATAGCCAGACAGAAGCAGGGCTAA
- a CDS encoding MucR family transcriptional regulator, with protein sequence MDDYLKQALEIVKAQASVRNMTEEEINSMIMTLSQGIKSAMEGTAPGQDQDVPAVDPRKSIREKTVVCLECSKSFKVLTKRHLASHGLTPEEYKEKWGFKKNTSLVAKGLARERRKKMQDMRLWEKRSPKK encoded by the coding sequence ATGGACGATTACTTGAAGCAGGCTTTGGAGATAGTTAAGGCTCAGGCTAGTGTTCGCAATATGACAGAGGAAGAGATCAATTCCATGATCATGACCCTGAGCCAGGGGATCAAATCGGCCATGGAAGGAACTGCTCCTGGTCAGGATCAGGATGTCCCTGCAGTGGATCCCAGGAAATCCATCCGGGAAAAAACAGTGGTATGTCTTGAATGCAGTAAGTCATTCAAGGTGTTGACCAAAAGACATCTGGCCTCCCATGGACTCACTCCTGAGGAATACAAGGAAAAATGGGGTTTTAAAAAGAACACTTCTCTGGTGGCTAAAGGTCTGGCCAGGGAAAGGCGTAAAAAAATGCAGGACATGCGCCTGTGGGAAAAGAGATCGCCCAAAAAATAG
- a CDS encoding heavy-metal-associated domain-containing protein produces the protein MIKVNIHGMSCQHCVRAVTEALSRLDGVSNVQVSLEEKQASFEAPQGFDMEKVKKAVEKEGFKVV, from the coding sequence ATGATCAAGGTTAATATCCACGGCATGTCCTGCCAGCATTGTGTCCGGGCCGTAACAGAGGCCCTGTCCCGACTGGATGGGGTTTCCAACGTACAGGTGAGCCTGGAAGAAAAACAAGCCTCATTTGAGGCCCCTCAGGGTTTTGATATGGAAAAGGTGAAAAAGGCCGTTGAAAAGGAAGGATTCAAGGTAGTCTAA
- a CDS encoding PAS domain-containing hybrid sensor histidine kinase/response regulator has protein sequence MSRKSSSAPSDPERHGSPLEKLIGLGPKSMQKSYYPELKAKLDELTRFRTLLDNINDLIILIDVPTGLIIDVNKATASLLDFESAQILGEPLSRFMDHHEAEKISNFFKQKKICSQLIRTHLITRKHKTIPVEINCKIVRIKPNGYGVLIARNITDQEKARQEIELQRTLFRQLFDNSPKAIALCDEHFSAVDINKSFTHLFGYTISDLAGQDLDDFILPPDLNYEKQLISDSVSRGETISLETRRHTSTGQILDVEIICFPVSFGGQFQGLFTTFSDQTEKIRAEQDMARQQKLESISLLAGGIAHDFNNILSAILGNISLSRIQIAKNDSVQESLQRIENASIRAKDLTQQLLTFAKGGEPIKKTLNLGQLLKETVNFALSGSASKVSFSIAPGLNPIFADQGQISQVIQNLAMNADQAMPDGGVFKVDAKNIHLGPGNPFSLPPGNYVRLRFKDNGIGIRKQDLTKIFDPYFTTKQKGHGLGLAVVYSIIKKHGGYIQVDSAIGEGSEFTIILQASTEKPCTNKVELGQARAGARVLLMDDETDILEVTSEYLASMGYSVTSVQNGQEAIDAHLESVKKNHPFDVIVADLTIPGGMGGKQTVQKLKQIDPRLRAIVSSGYANDPVMSDYKAHGFSAGIVKPYRIEELDQLIQKCLSQKPDKDEEVE, from the coding sequence ATGTCCAGAAAATCCTCCTCAGCTCCATCTGATCCTGAAAGACATGGCAGCCCCTTGGAAAAGCTTATCGGGCTTGGTCCCAAGTCCATGCAGAAAAGCTACTATCCTGAACTGAAAGCAAAGCTGGACGAACTGACCAGGTTCAGAACCCTCCTGGACAACATCAACGACCTGATAATTCTTATTGACGTGCCCACCGGCCTGATCATCGATGTCAACAAGGCCACTGCATCTCTGCTTGACTTTGAGTCAGCACAAATATTGGGAGAACCCCTGTCCAGATTCATGGATCACCATGAAGCCGAAAAAATATCCAACTTTTTCAAACAGAAAAAGATCTGTTCCCAACTGATCCGTACCCACCTCATCACCAGAAAGCATAAAACCATTCCTGTGGAGATCAATTGCAAGATCGTCCGGATCAAGCCCAATGGATATGGAGTCTTGATCGCCAGAAACATAACCGATCAGGAAAAGGCCAGGCAAGAAATCGAGTTGCAGCGAACCCTTTTCAGGCAGCTTTTTGACAACTCCCCTAAAGCCATAGCTCTTTGCGATGAACATTTCTCTGCTGTGGACATCAACAAAAGTTTCACCCATCTTTTCGGTTACACCATCAGTGATCTGGCTGGACAGGACCTTGATGACTTTATTTTACCTCCTGATCTCAACTATGAAAAACAGTTAATCAGCGATTCTGTTTCAAGGGGAGAAACCATCAGTCTTGAGACCAGAAGACATACCAGTACGGGCCAAATTCTAGACGTTGAGATAATCTGCTTTCCGGTTTCTTTTGGAGGACAGTTCCAGGGACTTTTCACCACTTTTTCGGATCAGACCGAAAAAATCAGGGCAGAGCAGGACATGGCAAGGCAGCAAAAACTGGAGTCCATATCTCTTTTAGCCGGGGGGATAGCCCATGACTTCAACAACATCCTCTCGGCAATTCTAGGCAATATCTCCTTGAGCAGAATCCAGATCGCCAAGAATGACTCCGTCCAGGAAAGCCTGCAACGCATTGAAAATGCCTCCATCAGGGCCAAAGACCTAACTCAGCAGCTTCTGACCTTTGCCAAGGGTGGCGAACCCATCAAAAAAACCCTGAATCTTGGTCAGCTGCTCAAGGAAACAGTTAATTTCGCCCTGAGCGGATCAGCCTCCAAGGTGTCATTCTCCATTGCCCCTGGCCTGAACCCGATTTTTGCGGACCAGGGACAGATATCCCAAGTCATCCAGAACCTGGCCATGAACGCAGACCAGGCCATGCCTGATGGAGGAGTATTCAAGGTTGATGCAAAAAACATCCATCTCGGACCGGGCAACCCCTTTTCCCTGCCCCCGGGGAACTACGTCCGACTGAGGTTCAAGGACAATGGCATAGGCATCAGAAAACAGGACCTGACCAAAATATTTGATCCTTATTTTACCACTAAACAAAAAGGACACGGCCTGGGACTGGCTGTTGTTTATTCCATCATCAAAAAACATGGCGGCTATATTCAGGTTGACTCAGCCATAGGAGAAGGTTCCGAATTCACCATCATCCTCCAGGCTTCAACTGAAAAGCCTTGCACAAACAAGGTGGAACTCGGTCAGGCCAGGGCAGGAGCCCGGGTCCTGCTCATGGATGACGAGACTGACATCCTGGAAGTAACCTCTGAATACCTGGCCAGCATGGGATACTCCGTGACCAGTGTGCAGAACGGCCAGGAAGCCATTGATGCCCACCTCGAATCAGTGAAAAAAAATCATCCCTTTGACGTTATAGTGGCCGACCTGACCATACCCGGAGGCATGGGCGGCAAACAGACCGTGCAAAAACTGAAACAGATCGATCCCAGGCTCAGAGCTATTGTCTCCAGTGGCTATGCCAATGATCCGGTCATGTCAGATTATAAGGCACATGGTTTTTCAGCAGGGATAGTCAAACCTTACCGGATCGAGGAACTGGATCAGCTGATTCAGAAGTGCCTAAGCCAGAAACCAGATAAAGATGAGGAGGTAGAATGA
- the ercA gene encoding alcohol dehydrogenase-like regulatory protein ErcA — protein MAEDLMNLRKFVAPEFIYGPGARSLAGNFIARLGVNKVMVVSDPGVQKAGWVDGILASLSKAQVSYIYFDEVSPNPRDYQVMLGAEIYRREHCEAIVAVGGGSPMDLAKGVGIVVSNNRHVLDFEGIDQVEIPSPPLVCIPTTAGSSADVSQFAIINDSKRKIKIAIVSKAVVPDMALIDPETTLSMDPELTAATAMDALTHAVEAYVSRAAFSITDTHALQAISLVRKNILKSVKAPGNPEYRDKLMLGSLHAGLAFSNAILGAVHALAHSLGGLMDFPHGMCNALLLSHVVRFNFDSSADRYVDIARAMGIQTSGLKKEHIRDSLCDEIVDLHFQAGLTRPLGEMGLKKEFIPELARNALNDPCMLTNPKTMSESDVQKILLSSI, from the coding sequence ATGGCTGAGGACTTGATGAACCTGCGAAAGTTTGTTGCTCCTGAATTCATCTACGGTCCCGGGGCCAGGTCATTGGCCGGAAACTTCATTGCCAGGCTGGGCGTGAACAAAGTCATGGTGGTATCTGACCCGGGAGTGCAGAAAGCAGGATGGGTGGATGGCATCCTGGCCAGTCTAAGTAAAGCGCAGGTAAGCTACATCTATTTTGATGAAGTATCTCCCAATCCCAGAGATTACCAGGTCATGCTTGGAGCTGAAATTTACCGCCGGGAACACTGTGAGGCCATAGTTGCCGTGGGCGGAGGAAGCCCCATGGATCTGGCCAAGGGCGTAGGCATTGTTGTTTCCAACAACCGGCATGTCCTGGACTTTGAGGGCATCGATCAGGTGGAAATCCCTTCTCCTCCTCTGGTCTGTATTCCCACCACTGCAGGCAGCTCTGCTGATGTATCGCAATTCGCCATCATCAATGACTCCAAAAGAAAGATCAAGATAGCCATTGTCAGCAAGGCTGTTGTTCCTGATATGGCCCTCATCGATCCGGAGACAACCTTAAGTATGGACCCTGAGCTGACTGCAGCCACTGCCATGGACGCCCTGACGCATGCTGTCGAGGCCTATGTCTCCAGGGCCGCCTTTTCCATTACCGACACCCATGCCCTGCAGGCCATCAGCCTGGTCAGGAAGAATATCCTGAAATCGGTCAAAGCCCCTGGAAATCCTGAATACAGGGACAAACTCATGCTGGGAAGCCTGCATGCCGGACTGGCTTTTTCCAATGCCATTCTTGGAGCTGTCCATGCCCTGGCTCACAGCTTGGGCGGGCTTATGGACTTTCCCCATGGAATGTGCAATGCTTTATTATTATCACATGTGGTCAGGTTCAATTTTGACAGCTCGGCTGACCGGTACGTTGACATCGCCAGGGCCATGGGCATTCAAACCTCTGGCCTGAAAAAGGAGCACATCCGGGACAGCCTTTGTGATGAGATCGTGGATCTCCACTTCCAGGCCGGGCTGACCAGACCCCTTGGTGAGATGGGACTGAAAAAAGAATTCATTCCAGAACTGGCCAGAAATGCGCTGAATGACCCCTGCATGCTGACAAATCCCAAAACCATGAGCGAGTCAGATGTCCAGAAAATCCTCCTCAGCTCCATCTGA